A genome region from Streptomyces xanthophaeus includes the following:
- a CDS encoding rodlin: MIKKFMATAAATASIVGAGAAMAAPAMAIGNDNGINTVQGNGAAQIYGNQETRGDLSPQLGAIQGTLNKPCIGLPVKVNAQSLLAVLANVGVQDINVLSNPQNQQCTENSTQAKGDEPLSHILDNIPVLSGNVSAGS, encoded by the coding sequence ATGATCAAGAAGTTCATGGCCACCGCCGCCGCCACCGCGTCGATCGTCGGCGCGGGCGCGGCCATGGCCGCCCCGGCCATGGCCATCGGCAACGACAACGGGATCAACACCGTCCAGGGCAACGGCGCCGCGCAGATCTACGGCAACCAGGAGACCCGCGGTGACCTGAGCCCGCAGCTCGGCGCGATCCAGGGAACCCTGAACAAGCCCTGCATCGGCCTGCCCGTCAAGGTCAACGCCCAGTCCCTGCTCGCGGTCCTCGCCAACGTCGGTGTCCAGGACATCAACGTCCTGTCGAACCCGCAGAACCAGCAGTGCACCGAGAACTCCACCCAGGCCAAGGGCGACGAGCCGCTCTCCCACATCCTGGACAACATCCCGGTCCTGTCGGGCAACGTCTCGGCCGGCAGCTGA
- a CDS encoding AMP-binding protein, with product MSSMMPVSRSGAERQSPMVAARYVTSLVGALEQYGGQPALGAGPVVLGFQEVLDGSCRLAGVLSGAGIGRGSGLACVTGSNRPEVLLVRIAAHLLGARLTQVLAGPALYGLGFVLRDCRPDLVVHDVPVPATGAPRLGLAELLRRAGRTDPGAVAVRAREEDVARVTYTGGTTGRPKGVAFTFGALAARNAVRPAAWAESVYLSVTSLAQRSGGRCLEQWRAGGRVEILEPFAPAEFAAACRRLGPVATYLTTSMVYRLLDDPATAHGVPGLAAVSYGDSPVHPERLREAVTRWGGRWRQGYGTNEAAVICRLSPADHDAAVGGRPELLASVGRPVAGVAVEVRDGRGTAVAAGRTGEVWMRSGAMMSGYWGRPGLTAGVLRDGWLRTGDLGHFGADGYLYLDDRIHDVVMVHGDNVYCVPVEAALARHPAVAQAVVVGRHSDVTGEEVCAFLVPAAGYEPGAGLAAEACDLVEKELAPAHRPTAVFWERAVPLTARGKPDKRLLRERAAGAVGRRA from the coding sequence ATGTCGTCCATGATGCCGGTGTCCCGGAGCGGCGCGGAGAGGCAGTCCCCCATGGTGGCCGCGCGGTATGTCACGTCGCTGGTAGGGGCGTTGGAGCAGTACGGCGGACAGCCCGCGCTCGGCGCCGGCCCGGTCGTCCTCGGATTCCAGGAGGTGCTCGACGGATCCTGCCGGCTGGCCGGGGTGCTCTCCGGGGCGGGGATCGGGCGCGGCTCGGGACTGGCGTGCGTCACGGGTTCCAACCGGCCGGAGGTGCTGCTCGTACGGATCGCCGCGCACCTGCTGGGCGCCCGGCTGACCCAGGTGCTCGCCGGACCCGCCCTGTACGGGCTCGGCTTCGTGCTGCGGGACTGCCGGCCGGACCTGGTCGTGCACGATGTGCCGGTGCCCGCGACCGGGGCGCCCCGGCTCGGACTGGCCGAGCTGCTGCGCCGGGCCGGACGGACGGACCCCGGAGCGGTGGCGGTACGGGCGCGGGAGGAGGACGTGGCGCGGGTGACGTACACGGGCGGGACCACGGGGCGGCCCAAGGGGGTGGCGTTCACCTTCGGGGCGCTGGCCGCGCGGAACGCCGTACGGCCTGCGGCGTGGGCGGAGTCGGTGTACCTGTCGGTGACCTCGCTGGCGCAGCGGTCGGGCGGGCGGTGCCTGGAGCAGTGGCGGGCCGGGGGCCGGGTGGAGATCCTCGAACCGTTCGCGCCCGCGGAGTTCGCGGCGGCCTGCCGGCGCCTGGGGCCCGTGGCCACGTACCTGACGACCTCGATGGTGTACCGGCTGCTGGACGACCCGGCGACCGCGCACGGTGTACCGGGGCTGGCGGCGGTCTCCTACGGCGATTCGCCCGTCCACCCCGAGCGGCTGCGCGAGGCGGTGACCCGCTGGGGCGGCCGGTGGCGGCAGGGCTACGGCACCAACGAGGCGGCGGTGATCTGCCGGCTCTCCCCCGCCGATCACGATGCGGCGGTGGGCGGGCGGCCGGAGCTGCTGGCGTCGGTGGGGCGGCCCGTCGCGGGGGTGGCGGTGGAGGTGCGCGACGGGCGTGGCACTGCGGTGGCGGCCGGCCGCACGGGCGAGGTGTGGATGCGGTCGGGGGCGATGATGAGCGGGTACTGGGGCCGGCCCGGGCTGACGGCCGGGGTACTGCGGGACGGATGGCTGCGGACGGGGGACCTCGGGCACTTCGGGGCGGACGGCTACCTGTACCTGGACGACCGGATCCACGACGTGGTGATGGTCCACGGGGACAACGTGTACTGCGTGCCCGTCGAGGCCGCGCTCGCCCGGCATCCCGCGGTCGCGCAGGCCGTGGTGGTGGGGCGGCACAGCGACGTCACCGGCGAGGAGGTGTGCGCCTTCCTGGTGCCGGCGGCGGGGTACGAGCCCGGCGCCGGACTCGCCGCCGAGGCCTGTGACCTGGTGGAGAAGGAGCTGGCCCCGGCGCACCGGCCCACCGCGGTGTTCTGGGAACGGGCGGTCCCGCTGACGGCGCGGGGCAAGCCGGACAAGCGCCTGCTGCGGGAACGGGCGGCGGGGGCGGTCGGCCGGCGCGCGTAG
- a CDS encoding class I SAM-dependent methyltransferase, which translates to MTNESRARSFSSAAARYAAHRPAYPPALFDTLAEMAGFPLAGARVADVGAGTGIATALLEARGALVVGVEPGEGMAQEFRRRNPGTPLIRADGNRLPLACGCLDLLTYAQSWHWTDPAHAVPEALRVLRPGGALAVWQNDPDTSVGWIADQQNRIEERFGPGWYINERALSQEGLRFTDRRLAWSRRVPVDTHLAKLSTHSLFLIGEPGTDAFLEDERALLMERFPDGWVEEHYVAELSVAVRGHETR; encoded by the coding sequence ATGACGAACGAATCCCGTGCTCGTTCCTTCAGCTCCGCGGCCGCACGCTACGCCGCCCATCGCCCCGCGTACCCGCCCGCGCTCTTCGACACGCTGGCGGAGATGGCCGGCTTTCCGCTGGCCGGAGCACGGGTCGCCGACGTAGGAGCGGGAACGGGGATCGCCACCGCCCTCCTGGAGGCCCGCGGGGCCCTGGTGGTCGGGGTGGAGCCGGGCGAGGGCATGGCGCAGGAGTTCCGGCGCCGCAACCCCGGCACCCCGCTGATCCGCGCGGACGGCAACCGGCTGCCGCTGGCCTGCGGCTGCCTGGACCTGCTGACCTACGCGCAGTCCTGGCACTGGACGGATCCGGCGCACGCCGTCCCCGAGGCCCTGCGCGTGCTGCGCCCCGGAGGGGCCCTGGCGGTGTGGCAGAACGACCCGGACACCTCGGTCGGCTGGATCGCCGATCAGCAGAACCGGATCGAGGAGCGGTTCGGCCCGGGCTGGTACATCAACGAGCGCGCCCTCTCCCAGGAGGGGCTGCGCTTCACCGACCGCCGGCTGGCGTGGTCGCGTCGCGTCCCGGTCGACACGCATCTGGCCAAGCTGTCCACCCACTCCCTGTTCCTCATCGGCGAGCCCGGCACGGATGCCTTCCTGGAGGACGAACGCGCCCTCCTTATGGAGCGGTTCCCGGACGGATGGGTGGAGGAGCACTACGTCGCCGAGCTGAGCGTGGCCGTCCGGGGGCACGAGACGCGGTAG